The following proteins are co-located in the Methanomicrobiales archaeon genome:
- a CDS encoding V-type ATP synthase subunit I translates to MFRPARMLSGTIGVHAAYRDAVLQALHEGGILEIHAVSAGQEDGAALLKPGQKAPFTTVCATYRLRLDRILGALAETRPSEPSLFGQLTVREPARKIAVPVRPLPGILDDVEEIVRRGERALEIQKEVAQLRDTRASLERDVHAAGLLVPFGVRPEHLGSSAYLSISAGLVPAEESGALIRELETVGGDEWIARTLETPEGTTVVVATLREHAETVDGVLRRHSFEPILLAGMKGSAREVVEQLTAERNTVEDRIRDLLGELRDLAAALEPLLIAYREEMEVLAEEGEAAALLAGTEETAVVQGFLRATDRDRLENLVEQAAEGHAFCRFAPPAAGENPAPVAYENPAWARPFEMFTTLFSRPRYHEIDPTVIIAPIIVLYFGFMLGDAAYGAILTLAALLLYRGAGTVSPTIRDLALVLAACGVSGTIFGILQGSYFGDALPRFFGIRPPFVLVDPLQQPVTILVVALAIGILQINFGLLLAVHENVQAHRYREAFFEQGVWFLLQPAAAVLMLDFFAWQPIPDAWILPAAAAAAASIAAIFLHRGPLGFFGLTGFLGDWLSYTRLLALDLATAGIILTINILAAMIAAIHPLLLVAAVIFWIVANLLNLVLQTLGGMIHALRLQYVEFFGKFYRGGGRRFAPFSADRIYTIRADRGERHE, encoded by the coding sequence ATGTTCCGCCCCGCTAGGATGCTGTCGGGAACCATCGGCGTCCACGCTGCGTATCGGGATGCGGTCCTCCAGGCCCTCCACGAGGGCGGGATCCTGGAGATCCACGCGGTGTCCGCCGGGCAGGAGGACGGGGCAGCGCTCCTGAAGCCGGGACAGAAGGCGCCGTTCACGACGGTCTGCGCCACGTACCGGCTGCGACTCGACCGCATCCTGGGGGCTCTCGCCGAAACCAGGCCTTCCGAACCGTCTCTCTTTGGCCAGCTGACGGTCCGCGAGCCGGCCCGGAAGATCGCGGTTCCTGTCCGTCCCTTACCCGGGATCCTGGACGATGTCGAGGAGATCGTTCGCAGGGGGGAGCGGGCCCTCGAGATCCAGAAGGAGGTTGCCCAGCTTCGGGATACGCGGGCCTCTCTGGAAAGAGACGTGCACGCCGCCGGGCTCCTCGTCCCCTTCGGTGTTAGGCCGGAACACCTGGGCAGTTCCGCCTACCTCTCCATCTCCGCCGGCCTTGTACCTGCGGAAGAGTCCGGGGCACTCATCCGGGAGCTGGAAACTGTCGGGGGGGACGAATGGATCGCCCGCACTCTCGAAACGCCGGAGGGGACGACGGTCGTCGTAGCCACGCTACGGGAGCACGCGGAGACCGTGGACGGAGTCCTCCGCCGACACTCCTTCGAACCGATCCTTCTAGCGGGGATGAAGGGATCGGCCCGGGAGGTGGTCGAGCAGCTGACGGCAGAGCGGAATACCGTTGAGGATAGGATCCGAGATCTCCTTGGGGAGCTCCGGGATCTCGCCGCTGCACTGGAACCGCTCCTCATCGCCTACCGCGAAGAGATGGAGGTGCTCGCCGAAGAGGGGGAGGCGGCCGCACTCCTGGCAGGGACGGAGGAGACCGCCGTCGTCCAGGGTTTTCTCCGGGCAACGGACCGCGATCGCCTGGAGAATCTGGTGGAGCAGGCGGCGGAGGGGCATGCGTTCTGCCGCTTCGCTCCCCCTGCAGCGGGTGAGAACCCGGCACCGGTCGCCTATGAGAATCCCGCATGGGCCCGCCCCTTCGAGATGTTCACGACCCTCTTCTCCCGCCCCCGCTACCACGAGATCGACCCGACGGTGATCATCGCCCCGATCATCGTGCTCTACTTCGGGTTCATGCTGGGGGATGCCGCCTATGGAGCGATCCTCACCCTCGCCGCACTCCTCCTCTATCGCGGGGCCGGCACGGTCAGCCCGACGATCCGCGACCTGGCGCTCGTCCTGGCCGCATGCGGGGTCTCCGGCACTATCTTCGGCATCCTGCAGGGCAGCTACTTCGGGGACGCCCTCCCCCGGTTCTTCGGAATCCGGCCCCCGTTCGTGCTCGTCGATCCCCTGCAGCAGCCGGTGACGATCCTCGTCGTCGCCCTTGCCATCGGCATCCTGCAGATCAACTTCGGGCTGCTGCTCGCCGTCCACGAGAATGTGCAGGCGCACCGCTACCGCGAGGCCTTCTTCGAGCAGGGGGTCTGGTTCCTGTTGCAGCCAGCGGCCGCGGTGCTCATGCTCGACTTCTTCGCATGGCAGCCGATTCCCGACGCCTGGATCCTGCCCGCCGCTGCCGCTGCCGCCGCATCCATTGCCGCCATCTTCCTGCACCGCGGACCGCTCGGCTTCTTCGGCCTCACGGGTTTTCTCGGGGACTGGCTCTCTTACACGCGGCTGCTCGCGCTCGATCTCGCGACGGCGGGGATCATCCTGACCATCAATATCCTGGCGGCGATGATCGCCGCCATCCACCCGCTCCTTCTGGTCGCTGCCGTGATCTTCTGGATCGTCGCGAATCTGCTCAACCTGGTCCTCCAGACCCTCGGGGGCATGATCCATGCGCTTCGCCTCCAGTATGTCGAGTTTTTCGGGAAGTTCTACCGCGGCGGCGGCCGCAGATTCGCGCCGTTCTCGGCGGACCGCATCTACACGATCCGTGCAGACCGGGGGGAGCGGCATGAGTGA
- a CDS encoding V-type ATP synthase subunit K: MSEVGTALALGGAGLAAGLSAIGAGIGVGIAGAAGSGVSANRPEKFGSSLLFQAIPQTQGIYGLLVAILILVSTGILGGEAADVSVPMGLAAIGAGLAVGLAGLSAIGQGITAAAGIGASARDDESVGRSLVFSVIPETQAIYGLLVAVLIMAFTGILTRDVQTTSATGLAAIGAGLAVGFAGLSAIGQGITASAGATASAARRESFGKSLIFSVVPETQAIYGLLVAVLIMAFTGILTQDVTISIAAGLAAVGAGLAVGIAGLSAIGQGITAASGIAATTENDEMFGKSLVFSVIPETQAIYGLLVAVLVMAFSGILTRDVTIMAASGFAAIGAGLAVGLAGLSAIGQGITASEGIAATAEKEGMFGRSVIFSVIPETQAIYGLLVAVLIMAFTGILTRDVTITAVVGFAAIAAGLAVGFAGLSAIGQGITAAAGIEATSRSEEAMGRSLIFAVIAETFAIFGLLIAILILFGIGVFG, from the coding sequence ATGAGTGAAGTCGGCACCGCGCTGGCCCTGGGCGGCGCCGGCCTGGCAGCCGGGCTCTCGGCGATCGGGGCCGGCATCGGGGTAGGGATCGCCGGTGCCGCAGGATCCGGCGTGAGTGCGAACCGCCCGGAGAAATTCGGGTCATCGCTCCTGTTCCAGGCGATCCCGCAGACCCAGGGGATCTACGGGCTCCTGGTCGCCATCCTGATCCTGGTCTCCACGGGCATCCTGGGCGGCGAGGCGGCGGACGTGAGCGTGCCGATGGGGCTGGCCGCCATCGGTGCCGGGCTCGCGGTGGGGCTCGCCGGGCTCTCGGCGATCGGACAGGGGATCACGGCGGCGGCCGGGATCGGCGCATCGGCACGCGACGATGAATCCGTTGGACGCAGCCTGGTCTTCTCGGTCATTCCCGAAACCCAGGCGATCTACGGCCTCCTCGTCGCCGTGCTGATCATGGCCTTCACGGGCATCCTCACCCGGGACGTCCAGACGACCTCTGCCACGGGGCTGGCCGCCATCGGTGCCGGGCTCGCCGTGGGATTCGCCGGACTCTCGGCGATCGGCCAGGGGATCACGGCCTCTGCTGGAGCGACGGCCTCGGCGGCGAGGCGGGAGTCGTTCGGGAAAAGCCTGATATTCTCCGTCGTCCCGGAGACCCAGGCGATCTACGGCCTCCTGGTCGCGGTCCTGATCATGGCCTTTACCGGTATCCTGACCCAGGATGTGACCATCTCGATTGCGGCGGGCCTCGCCGCGGTTGGCGCCGGGCTTGCCGTCGGCATCGCCGGGCTCTCGGCCATAGGTCAGGGGATCACCGCCGCGTCGGGCATCGCAGCCACCACCGAGAACGACGAGATGTTCGGAAAGAGCCTGGTCTTCTCGGTGATCCCGGAGACCCAGGCGATCTACGGCCTCCTCGTTGCCGTGCTGGTCATGGCGTTCTCCGGCATTCTCACGAGGGATGTCACTATCATGGCCGCCTCGGGATTTGCGGCGATCGGTGCCGGGCTTGCCGTGGGGCTCGCCGGGCTCTCGGCGATCGGCCAGGGGATCACGGCATCCGAAGGGATCGCCGCTACGGCCGAGAAGGAGGGAATGTTCGGGAGGAGCGTTATCTTCTCGGTGATCCCGGAGACGCAGGCGATCTACGGCCTGCTGGTGGCCGTCCTGATCATGGCGTTTACCGGTATCCTGACGCGCGATGTGACCATCACAGCCGTGGTCGGATTTGCTGCGATCGCCGCCGGGCTTGCCGTGGGGTTTGCGGGGCTCTCGGCGATCGGGCAGGGGATCACCGCGGCTGCCGGAATCGAGGCGACGTCGAGGTCGGAGGAGGCGATGGGCAGGAGCCTGATCTTCGCGGTCATCGCCGAGACCTTCGCGATCTTCGGGCTCCTGATCGCAATTTTAATCCTCTTCGGTATCGGGGTTTTCGGCTGA
- a CDS encoding V-type ATP synthase subunit E family protein — translation MSVEKIIGKIQADAASRAAAVEREAAAEAEAIRRREREAAENEYARMVEGGRREARATADRILSAAAVDARRRIGEERSAIVQECLDAARARFPEIVASPAYPALLLRLIGDGIRHLAEAEAVILVHPRDLPLARSIAASIPGTAAEVVPAADGSISSGGAIIRSRNGKREVNQTFEVRLQRERPTLIAEVSRILFDRP, via the coding sequence ATGAGTGTGGAGAAGATCATCGGGAAGATCCAGGCCGACGCTGCGTCCCGTGCGGCGGCGGTGGAGCGGGAGGCGGCAGCCGAAGCCGAGGCGATCCGCCGGCGCGAGAGGGAGGCGGCAGAGAACGAATACGCCCGAATGGTGGAGGGCGGGCGCCGGGAGGCCAGGGCCACGGCAGACCGCATCCTCTCCGCCGCAGCCGTGGATGCCCGCCGCCGGATCGGGGAGGAACGCTCGGCGATAGTCCAGGAATGTCTCGATGCGGCCCGCGCCAGGTTCCCCGAGATCGTCGCCTCCCCGGCGTATCCGGCCCTGCTCCTACGCCTCATCGGGGACGGGATCCGGCACCTCGCGGAGGCGGAGGCCGTGATCCTGGTGCATCCGCGGGACCTCCCGCTCGCCCGCTCGATCGCCGCCAGCATCCCCGGAACGGCCGCCGAAGTGGTTCCGGCAGCGGACGGATCCATCTCGAGCGGCGGAGCCATCATCCGCTCCCGGAACGGCAAACGGGAGGTCAACCAGACCTTCGAAGTGCGGTTGCAGCGGGAGCGGCCGACCCTGATCGCCGAAGTATCCCGGATTCTCTTCGACCGCCCATGA
- a CDS encoding V-type ATPase subunit has product MIPTAPPTADTALTFIDELGGFLGLPSGEVIVLLLLVAVSLALIAALLTGALLPVLSIARFAYPIAHVKATGTPFVESGIVDSLTGSRHPDEVLNAVQRQGVDLTGIQPSDPVSLRAGIRAWQQSEFFALQASVPRGIQPFFRALALEPEIGALKGVIVRKHRGIPPDDIETAVPPVGTIDPALLRQLAAAPTMEDLVERLGRTPYGGVLEEALPRYRAENQVFPLTVALDRYFFRELSLSVQRSDRSLRATIGAYAGTRIDIANLLAVLSGKASGHCRERIQEYLVPGGRALPLDLLEHMAEAPTLLESMAFLDRTAYWEVLAPEVRGFEADPDVRGILAALDRFFLEYAASLGATDPLQAGPILEFLTALEYEARNLHVVLTGVARGMPAGRMQPLLVTRGDRL; this is encoded by the coding sequence ATGATCCCCACAGCACCACCCACTGCGGACACCGCGCTTACGTTCATCGACGAGCTCGGCGGCTTCCTGGGGCTGCCGTCGGGCGAGGTGATCGTGCTCCTCCTGCTCGTTGCCGTCTCGCTTGCGCTGATTGCGGCCCTGCTCACCGGGGCGCTTCTCCCGGTGCTCTCGATCGCCCGGTTCGCCTATCCCATCGCCCATGTGAAGGCAACCGGAACGCCGTTCGTGGAGAGCGGGATCGTGGACTCGCTGACGGGATCGCGTCACCCGGACGAGGTGCTGAACGCCGTCCAGCGGCAGGGCGTCGACCTGACGGGGATCCAGCCGTCCGACCCCGTCTCTCTCCGGGCAGGGATCAGGGCGTGGCAGCAGTCGGAGTTCTTCGCCCTGCAGGCGAGCGTGCCCCGGGGGATCCAGCCGTTCTTCCGGGCGCTAGCCCTGGAGCCGGAGATCGGGGCCCTCAAGGGTGTGATCGTCCGGAAACACCGGGGGATTCCTCCCGACGACATTGAGACGGCGGTCCCTCCGGTCGGAACAATCGACCCCGCCCTCCTGCGGCAGCTGGCAGCGGCCCCGACGATGGAAGACCTGGTCGAGCGGCTCGGGAGGACGCCCTATGGCGGGGTGCTGGAAGAGGCGCTCCCCCGGTACCGCGCGGAGAACCAGGTATTCCCGCTCACCGTCGCGCTGGACCGCTACTTCTTCCGGGAACTCTCGCTCTCGGTGCAGCGCAGCGACCGCAGCCTCCGCGCCACAATCGGCGCCTACGCCGGCACGCGCATCGATATCGCCAATCTCCTGGCGGTCCTCTCGGGAAAGGCCTCCGGGCACTGCCGGGAACGCATCCAGGAATACCTGGTCCCCGGCGGCCGGGCGCTCCCGCTGGATCTCCTGGAGCACATGGCAGAGGCGCCCACCCTGCTCGAATCGATGGCGTTCCTCGATCGCACGGCGTACTGGGAGGTCCTCGCACCGGAGGTCCGCGGGTTCGAGGCGGACCCGGATGTCCGCGGGATTCTCGCCGCCCTGGACCGGTTCTTCCTGGAGTATGCCGCATCTCTCGGCGCCACCGATCCGCTGCAGGCGGGACCGATCCTGGAATTCTTGACTGCGCTGGAGTACGAGGCGAGGAACCTGCACGTCGTGCTGACCGGCGTGGCCCGGGGCATGCCGGCCGGGCGCATGCAACCGCTTCTCGTCACGCGGGGGGACCGCCTGTGA
- a CDS encoding V-type ATP synthase subunit F, protein MKIAVIGEETMVLAFELAGVHTTFPVRDGEEAAGALEKALQDPDLGVLVVQDSFAVEIEPTLERIRAESRVFPLILECPGPSGPVLHEDRFLRSVRRLAGLERMGMVRSDEEHR, encoded by the coding sequence GTGAAGATTGCCGTCATCGGCGAGGAGACGATGGTCCTCGCCTTCGAGCTCGCCGGAGTGCACACCACGTTCCCAGTACGGGATGGCGAGGAGGCAGCCGGGGCGCTCGAAAAGGCCCTGCAGGATCCGGATCTGGGTGTGCTGGTCGTTCAGGACAGTTTCGCCGTCGAGATCGAACCGACACTGGAACGGATTCGGGCGGAGTCCCGGGTGTTTCCCCTGATCCTGGAATGCCCCGGGCCCTCCGGACCCGTGCTGCATGAGGACCGCTTCCTGCGATCCGTACGGAGGCTGGCGGGGCTGGAGCGGATGGGAATGGTGAGGAGCGATGAGGAGCACAGGTGA
- a CDS encoding V-type ATP synthase subunit A — MRSTGEIVRVSGAVVAARGMRGAQMYEVVRVGRDRLVGEIVELEEDVATIQVYENTDGVAPGEPVLPTGMPLSVELGPGLLGRIYDGIQRPLRVLQDIAGDFILRGIQAPPLDRAARWDFVPDRQVGDRVGPGDPLGTVPEGRILTHRVLVPPGVSGRLAAIAPAGSYTIEDTIASIESGGTVREVRMLRSWPVRTARPFRRKLEPLLPLISGQRVLDTFFPLAKGGTAALPGPFGAGKTVVQHQLAKYVNADIIVYVGCGERGNEMADVLRQFPALVDPATGESIMQRTVLIGNTSNMPVAAREASIYTGITIAEYYRDMGYDVALMADSTSRWAEAMREISGRLEEMPGEQGYPAYLASRLADFYERAGRVEVEGSPARTGSISIIGSVSPPGGDFSEPVTQNTLRVVKVLWALDADLAHRRHFPAVNWLTSYSAYGEMVRGWWTEHAGPRWAENRAAMMAVLQKESELLETVQLVGEDVLPEEDKLVLLQAALIRDAFLIQPAFHPVDTFCPPQKQYAMLELLARFYGRAREAVRAGALAAAIHGLAVKNRLERMGIVPDAEFAAEYASIEKEMDEAFAAVRGGPRIRR, encoded by the coding sequence ATGAGGAGCACAGGTGAGATCGTCAGGGTCTCCGGCGCCGTCGTTGCGGCCCGGGGGATGCGGGGGGCGCAGATGTACGAAGTGGTCCGGGTCGGCAGGGACCGCCTGGTCGGGGAGATCGTCGAACTCGAGGAGGACGTCGCGACGATCCAGGTCTATGAGAATACCGACGGTGTCGCCCCGGGGGAGCCGGTGCTCCCCACCGGCATGCCTCTCTCCGTGGAGCTGGGCCCGGGTCTCCTGGGCCGCATCTACGACGGTATCCAGCGCCCGCTTCGGGTGCTGCAGGACATCGCGGGCGACTTCATTCTCCGGGGCATCCAGGCCCCTCCCCTGGACCGGGCTGCCCGCTGGGACTTTGTCCCGGATCGGCAGGTAGGCGACCGGGTGGGTCCCGGCGATCCGCTCGGCACCGTCCCCGAGGGGCGCATCCTGACCCACCGTGTCCTGGTGCCGCCGGGAGTGTCCGGCCGCCTCGCCGCGATCGCGCCTGCAGGCAGCTATACCATCGAGGACACCATTGCCTCCATCGAATCGGGCGGCACGGTCCGCGAGGTGCGCATGCTCCGCTCCTGGCCGGTCCGCACCGCCCGCCCGTTCCGGAGGAAACTCGAGCCCCTCCTCCCGCTGATCTCCGGGCAGCGCGTGCTCGACACCTTCTTCCCTCTGGCCAAAGGCGGGACCGCTGCTCTCCCCGGTCCCTTCGGCGCCGGGAAGACGGTGGTCCAGCACCAGCTCGCCAAGTACGTCAACGCCGACATCATCGTCTATGTCGGCTGCGGGGAACGCGGGAACGAGATGGCCGACGTGCTCCGGCAGTTTCCGGCGCTCGTGGATCCGGCCACCGGTGAGTCGATCATGCAGCGGACGGTGCTCATCGGAAACACGAGCAACATGCCCGTGGCGGCCCGCGAAGCGAGCATCTACACGGGGATAACCATCGCCGAGTACTACCGCGACATGGGCTACGACGTTGCCCTGATGGCCGACTCCACCTCCCGCTGGGCGGAGGCGATGCGGGAGATCTCCGGGCGGCTGGAGGAGATGCCCGGCGAACAGGGCTACCCCGCCTACCTCGCCTCCCGCCTCGCGGACTTCTACGAGCGGGCGGGGAGGGTGGAGGTGGAGGGCAGTCCGGCGCGGACCGGCTCCATCTCCATCATCGGGTCCGTGAGCCCGCCCGGCGGCGACTTCTCCGAACCGGTCACGCAGAACACGCTCCGCGTGGTCAAAGTGCTCTGGGCGCTGGACGCCGACCTCGCCCACCGCCGCCACTTCCCCGCGGTGAACTGGCTGACATCCTACTCCGCCTACGGGGAGATGGTGCGGGGATGGTGGACGGAGCATGCGGGGCCACGCTGGGCGGAGAACCGTGCCGCCATGATGGCGGTTCTCCAGAAGGAGAGCGAACTTTTAGAGACGGTGCAGCTGGTGGGCGAGGACGTCCTGCCCGAAGAGGACAAGCTTGTGCTCCTGCAGGCTGCTCTGATCCGGGACGCTTTCCTGATCCAGCCGGCGTTCCATCCCGTGGACACCTTCTGTCCCCCGCAGAAACAGTATGCCATGCTCGAACTCCTCGCACGCTTCTACGGCCGGGCGCGCGAAGCGGTGAGAGCGGGGGCGCTCGCGGCGGCGATCCACGGCCTGGCGGTAAAAAACCGCCTGGAGCGGATGGGAATCGTCCCGGACGCCGAATTTGCGGCCGAGTATGCCTCGATTGAGAAGGAGATGGACGAGGCTTTCGCTGCGGTCCGCGGGGGACCCCGTATCCGGAGGTGA
- a CDS encoding V-type ATP synthase subunit B, whose product MPSRRYREYRTVTRVTGPLIAVSGVEGVEYGEVVEVILPGGGQRLGQVLESRSSLAIVQVFGGTQDLDTERTSVRFTGETLTFGVTPELLGRILNGVGNPIDGGAFLIPEERRSIYGNPINPNAREFPRDFIESGMSALDGMNTLVRGQKLPIFSGAGLPHAELAAQITRQARVLGREEEFAVVFGAMGITFEESNFFIQNFRQTGALERAVVFVNLAEDPVIERLITPRLALTAAEYLAFDLGMHVLVILTDMTNYCEALREVAAAREEVPGRRGYPGYMYTDLASIYERAGRIRGRKGSITQIPILSMPNDDITHPVPDLTGYITEGQIVLSRDLQRKGIYPPIDLLPSLSRLMQGGIGEGRTRKDHAEVKDQIYAAYARGRSLRNLVGVVGEESLSTMDRLYLEFAERFEREFVHQPPGLRRSVEETLTLAWNLLALFPPTELRRIEPELIAEYYPGERREWRG is encoded by the coding sequence ATGCCCTCGCGGCGCTACCGGGAGTACCGGACGGTCACCCGGGTGACCGGTCCCCTGATCGCGGTCTCCGGCGTGGAAGGCGTGGAGTACGGGGAGGTCGTCGAGGTGATCCTGCCGGGGGGCGGCCAGCGGCTCGGCCAGGTGCTGGAGAGCCGTTCTTCCCTGGCGATCGTGCAGGTCTTTGGCGGGACGCAGGATCTGGACACCGAACGGACCTCGGTGCGGTTCACGGGCGAGACCCTGACGTTCGGCGTGACCCCGGAACTGCTCGGGCGGATCCTGAACGGCGTCGGGAACCCGATCGACGGCGGGGCGTTCCTCATTCCGGAGGAGCGTCGGAGCATCTACGGCAATCCCATCAATCCCAATGCCCGCGAGTTCCCGCGGGACTTCATCGAGAGCGGCATGTCGGCCCTGGACGGCATGAACACGCTCGTGCGGGGCCAGAAGCTGCCCATCTTCTCCGGCGCCGGGCTCCCGCACGCCGAGCTCGCGGCCCAGATCACGCGGCAGGCCCGGGTGCTCGGCCGGGAGGAGGAGTTCGCCGTCGTCTTCGGGGCGATGGGGATCACGTTCGAAGAGTCGAACTTCTTCATCCAGAACTTCCGGCAGACCGGGGCGCTCGAGCGGGCCGTGGTCTTCGTGAACCTCGCCGAGGATCCGGTGATCGAGCGTCTGATCACGCCCCGGCTGGCGCTCACGGCCGCGGAGTACCTGGCATTCGATCTCGGGATGCACGTGCTCGTCATCCTCACGGACATGACCAACTACTGCGAGGCTCTCCGCGAGGTGGCCGCGGCACGGGAGGAGGTGCCCGGACGCCGGGGATACCCCGGGTACATGTACACCGACCTCGCATCCATCTACGAACGGGCCGGGCGCATACGGGGGCGGAAGGGCTCGATCACCCAGATTCCCATTCTCAGCATGCCGAACGACGACATCACCCATCCCGTGCCGGACCTCACAGGCTACATCACCGAGGGGCAGATCGTCCTCTCCCGCGATCTCCAGCGGAAGGGCATCTATCCGCCGATCGATCTGCTCCCTTCCCTCTCGCGGCTGATGCAGGGCGGTATCGGGGAAGGGAGAACCCGGAAGGATCACGCCGAGGTCAAGGACCAGATTTATGCGGCGTATGCGCGGGGGAGGTCGCTACGGAACCTCGTCGGGGTGGTCGGCGAAGAGAGCCTGAGCACCATGGATCGCCTCTACCTCGAGTTTGCCGAACGGTTCGAGCGGGAGTTCGTGCATCAGCCCCCCGGGCTACGGCGGTCCGTGGAGGAGACCCTCACGCTCGCCTGGAATCTCCTCGCCCTCTTCCCGCCCACCGAACTCCGGCGGATCGAGCCCGAACTCATTGCGGAGTACTATCCCGGGGAACGGAGGGAGTGGCGTGGCTAG
- a CDS encoding V-type ATP synthase subunit D, protein MARIIPGIRPSRIELLKLRRQEEIARKGRDLLEEKLNAMLLEFFRRFSVYQAHREAFEREIAEAYEVLLDAEMAVGRPALWETAYAIPDAGEVAMEERSLLGIRVPAVAALPEEPAELQGYCPLSTPPLSVIAAARFARILRLLLQLAGEEGALRVLEQAITATRRKVNALDLILLPRLRDTMQYIEEYLEELEREDLYRRKLTKAKRGEGW, encoded by the coding sequence GTGGCTAGGATCATCCCCGGCATCCGCCCCTCGAGGATCGAGCTCTTAAAGCTCCGCAGGCAGGAGGAGATCGCAAGAAAAGGACGGGATCTCCTGGAAGAGAAGCTGAACGCGATGCTGCTCGAGTTCTTCAGGCGGTTTTCCGTTTACCAGGCGCACCGCGAGGCGTTCGAACGGGAGATCGCGGAGGCGTACGAAGTGCTCCTGGATGCGGAGATGGCGGTGGGCCGCCCGGCCCTCTGGGAGACAGCCTATGCCATCCCGGACGCCGGGGAGGTTGCCATGGAAGAACGCTCCCTGCTCGGGATCCGTGTGCCTGCGGTCGCAGCGCTCCCCGAAGAACCCGCCGAACTTCAGGGCTACTGCCCTCTCAGCACGCCTCCGCTCTCCGTGATCGCCGCGGCGCGGTTCGCCCGCATCCTGCGACTTCTCCTGCAGCTCGCCGGGGAGGAGGGTGCACTCCGGGTGCTGGAGCAGGCGATCACCGCCACCCGCCGGAAGGTGAACGCGCTCGACCTGATCCTGCTCCCCCGCCTCCGCGATACCATGCAGTACATCGAGGAGTACCTCGAGGAGCTCGAGCGGGAGGATCTCTACCGACGGAAGCTCACCAAGGCGAAACGCGGGGAAGGGTGGTAG
- a CDS encoding helix-turn-helix domain-containing protein translates to MCENSETLCVCPLGGILTTISKKWALLIINKLGTAGRLRFNDLHAELEGISPKTLSDTLKELQTERLVARESFSEIPPRVEYSLTEEGLQLREAIAPLLIWASRRDGLKRVDCEVSCRRRSCTPGGRACTRRRGT, encoded by the coding sequence ATGTGCGAGAATAGCGAGACTCTCTGCGTTTGCCCCCTGGGGGGTATCCTCACCACCATATCGAAGAAGTGGGCGCTTCTTATCATCAACAAGCTCGGCACGGCAGGACGGCTGCGGTTCAACGACCTCCATGCCGAGCTGGAGGGGATCAGCCCGAAAACACTCTCCGATACGTTGAAAGAACTCCAGACCGAACGGCTGGTTGCCCGGGAATCCTTCTCTGAAATTCCTCCCCGGGTCGAGTATTCCCTCACCGAGGAGGGTCTCCAGCTCCGCGAAGCCATTGCACCTCTCCTGATCTGGGCCTCCCGTCGCGATGGTCTGAAAAGGGTTGACTGCGAGGTATCCTGCCGCCGGCGATCCTGCACCCCCGGAGGCAGGGCCTGCACCCGAAGACGGGGTACATAA
- a CDS encoding ATP-binding cassette domain-containing protein — MPDAIVVQDLTKVFGATIAVDHISFSVPGGEIFGFLGPNGAGKTTTTRMLTGIIPMDSGRVTVLGHDMRAEPVPAKERFGIVPETSNAYADLTAWQNLMLMGELYGLSRSRATERASDLLETLGLLERRDQKVQGYSKGMKQRLILAMALLHEPELLFLDEPTSGLDVQSTQMILSMLRNLNAGGTTIFLTTHNMEEANRLCHRIGIIRAGKIVAIDAPERLKSAVERVHQIEVSFDREVSGDALSALGGVLSVSRAGDKWRITAENQDAAVKSLVDLARQHGAAIVTLNTLAPSLDEVFLRLTQEASP; from the coding sequence ATGCCGGATGCCATTGTTGTGCAGGACCTGACCAAGGTCTTCGGCGCCACCATCGCCGTCGACCATATCTCGTTTTCCGTACCGGGAGGAGAGATCTTCGGCTTCCTGGGGCCGAACGGTGCGGGTAAGACCACGACCACGCGGATGCTCACGGGCATCATCCCGATGGACTCCGGGCGGGTCACCGTCCTCGGGCACGATATGCGGGCCGAACCCGTGCCCGCCAAGGAGCGGTTCGGCATCGTGCCCGAGACGTCGAATGCCTACGCCGACCTCACCGCCTGGCAGAACCTGATGCTGATGGGGGAGCTCTACGGGCTTTCCCGTTCCCGTGCGACGGAGCGTGCATCGGATCTCCTCGAGACCCTGGGGCTGCTGGAGAGAAGAGACCAGAAGGTGCAGGGCTACTCGAAAGGCATGAAACAGCGGCTGATCCTGGCGATGGCGCTCCTCCACGAGCCGGAACTTCTCTTTCTCGATGAACCCACGAGCGGGCTCGACGTGCAGAGCACGCAGATGATCCTCTCGATGCTGCGGAACCTGAATGCCGGCGGGACCACCATCTTTCTCACCACCCACAACATGGAGGAGGCGAACCGCCTCTGCCACCGCATCGGCATCATCCGGGCCGGGAAGATTGTCGCCATCGACGCTCCCGAGAGGCTGAAGTCCGCGGTCGAACGCGTGCACCAGATCGAGGTGAGCTTCGATCGGGAGGTCTCCGGCGATGCCCTGTCCGCCCTCGGCGGTGTGCTGAGCGTGAGCCGGGCCGGGGACAAGTGGCGGATCACGGCGGAGAACCAGGATGCTGCCGTAAAATCCCTCGTGGATCTCGCCCGGCAGCACGGTGCGGCGATTGTCACCCTGAACACCCTCGCCCCTTCGCTCGACGAGGTCTTCCTCCGGCTGACGCAGGAGGCATCGCCGTGA